A genome region from Timaviella obliquedivisa GSE-PSE-MK23-08B includes the following:
- the purD gene encoding phosphoribosylamine--glycine ligase, whose translation MKVLVVGNGGREHALAWKLLQSVQVQEVVCVPGNGGTATLKGCHNVGMGVTDFEGIARFALVNNIALIVVGPEVPLAAGITDYLQGQGLTVFGPTQAGAQIEASKAWAKALMLEAKIPTAKAATFNNVAEAIAYAKDQGAPIVVKADGLAAGKGVTVATTLAEAIVAIEAAFGGTFGEAGNRVVIEEWLQGQEVSVLAVTDGVTIRPLLPAQDHKRIGEGDTGANTGGMGAYAPAPLVTPKLMERIQQEVLEPAIATLNQRGIDYRGVLYAGLMITPEGEPKVIEFNCRFGDPETQVVIPLLETPLEMVLLACAQQRLADLPPLIWKSGAAACVVMAAGGYPEGYKKGVAIHGIDSAEATGAMIFQAGTKLKQNQCVTDGGRVLGVTAVKESFAEAIASAYAAVKCIQFDEMYYRQDIGHQIRS comes from the coding sequence GTGAAAGTTTTGGTAGTTGGAAATGGTGGTCGAGAACACGCGCTTGCCTGGAAGTTGCTGCAATCTGTGCAGGTTCAAGAGGTGGTGTGTGTGCCGGGCAATGGAGGAACAGCAACGCTCAAGGGTTGCCACAACGTAGGAATGGGGGTGACAGATTTTGAGGGGATTGCTCGATTTGCCCTGGTAAATAACATTGCGTTGATTGTGGTTGGTCCTGAAGTGCCTTTGGCGGCTGGCATTACCGATTATTTGCAAGGGCAGGGCTTGACAGTATTTGGTCCGACTCAGGCGGGCGCTCAGATTGAGGCGAGTAAGGCTTGGGCAAAGGCGTTGATGCTGGAGGCAAAAATTCCGACGGCAAAGGCGGCGACGTTTAACAATGTGGCAGAAGCGATCGCCTATGCCAAAGACCAGGGTGCTCCAATTGTGGTCAAAGCTGATGGCTTGGCGGCTGGGAAAGGCGTGACGGTGGCGACGACATTGGCAGAGGCGATCGTGGCAATTGAGGCGGCATTTGGCGGCACCTTTGGTGAAGCGGGCAATCGGGTTGTGATTGAAGAATGGTTGCAAGGGCAAGAGGTTTCGGTGCTAGCCGTGACGGATGGCGTGACCATTCGCCCTTTGTTGCCTGCTCAAGACCATAAGCGAATTGGGGAGGGTGATACGGGCGCAAATACCGGGGGTATGGGGGCATATGCCCCGGCACCTCTGGTTACTCCCAAGCTAATGGAGCGTATTCAGCAGGAAGTACTGGAACCTGCGATCGCCACGCTGAACCAACGAGGTATTGACTACCGGGGTGTGCTGTATGCGGGGCTAATGATCACGCCAGAGGGTGAGCCTAAGGTCATTGAATTTAACTGTCGATTTGGTGATCCTGAAACCCAGGTAGTCATTCCGTTACTAGAAACGCCTTTAGAAATGGTGCTACTGGCTTGCGCTCAACAAAGGCTGGCGGACTTACCGCCGTTGATATGGAAGTCGGGGGCAGCGGCTTGCGTGGTGATGGCAGCGGGCGGATATCCAGAAGGGTACAAGAAAGGTGTGGCAATTCATGGCATCGACTCAGCAGAAGCCACTGGGGCAATGATATTTCAGGCAGGGACGAAGCTGAAGCAAAACCAGTGCGTTACCGATGGGGGACGAGTGCTGGGTGTAACAGCAGTTAAAGAAAGCTTTGCAGAGGCGATCGCTTCTGCCTATGCAGCGGTTAAATGTATTCAGTTTGACGAAATGTATTATCGTCAAGACATTGGACATCAGATTCGGTCTTAA
- a CDS encoding HAMP domain-containing protein: MAAATLVVSLLMSGLTFWAVNSIQEDTRLTDTRFGRDLGLLLAANVAPLVGTGDRTELARFSQSFFGSTSSVRYMLYADEDGNIFFGIPFSESEVQNSLTIRRRMQLPENYGENLSEPMVRQHMTPDGEVTDVFVPLHHDDQYLGVMAIGINPNPTVVNSSHLTRDVTIAVFVSIWVMVILGAVFNALTITQPIKELLLGVKNIAAGNFKQRIDLPLGGELAELILNFNEMAERLETYDEQNIEELTAEKAKLETLVATIADGAVLLDTDMRVILTNPTARSLFGWENAQVVGENVLYHLPDSVKIELTRPLYQMASGKPPVEFREGAEFRLFLPEPTNRTVRILLTTVLDQYRETVKGVAITIQDITREVELNEAKSQFISNVSHELRTPLFNIKSFIETLHEYGEDLTEQEKREFLDTANRETDRLTRLVNDVLDLSKLESNKRYALEAVEIIQPIEQTIRTHRLNARDKEIELVQEVEADLPSVLGNYDLLVQVFSNLIGNGLKFTQPGGKVSLRAYLLDPVGDQSPSYVRVEVADTGIGIDPEDQKAIFDRFFRVENRVHTLEGTGLGLSIVQNIVKKHHSEVHLVSEEGVGTTFWFDLAVFQDDVGQDHAEQDFTGQNHIQHDLFETIAMMADEATEEAETETLEVVSDRHSRSRDAGDDS; encoded by the coding sequence ATGGCAGCGGCAACCTTAGTTGTATCGCTACTCATGAGCGGACTAACGTTCTGGGCAGTCAACTCAATTCAGGAAGACACTCGCCTTACTGACACTCGCTTTGGACGAGATTTAGGGCTATTGCTAGCGGCTAACGTTGCGCCTTTAGTTGGAACGGGCGATCGCACGGAGCTAGCGCGCTTCTCTCAAAGTTTCTTTGGCAGCACTTCTAGCGTTCGCTACATGCTCTACGCCGACGAAGATGGCAATATCTTTTTTGGAATTCCATTTTCCGAATCTGAGGTGCAAAACTCCTTGACCATTCGGCGACGGATGCAGCTACCCGAAAACTATGGCGAAAACTTAAGTGAACCCATGGTTCGGCAACACATGACCCCCGATGGTGAGGTCACCGATGTGTTTGTGCCCCTCCATCACGATGACCAATACTTAGGGGTAATGGCGATCGGCATTAATCCTAACCCCACCGTGGTCAACTCGTCTCATTTAACGCGGGATGTGACAATCGCGGTGTTCGTGTCAATTTGGGTCATGGTAATTTTGGGGGCAGTGTTTAATGCCTTGACGATTACCCAGCCCATTAAAGAGCTACTGCTAGGCGTTAAAAATATTGCCGCTGGAAACTTTAAGCAGCGCATTGATTTGCCGTTGGGTGGAGAATTGGCAGAGTTAATTCTCAACTTTAACGAAATGGCAGAGCGCCTGGAAACCTATGACGAGCAAAACATTGAGGAGTTGACCGCAGAAAAAGCAAAGCTAGAAACATTGGTGGCAACGATCGCCGATGGAGCCGTTTTGCTCGATACCGACATGCGGGTCATTTTGACCAACCCCACCGCACGTAGTCTTTTTGGTTGGGAAAATGCCCAGGTGGTTGGCGAAAATGTGCTTTATCATCTACCCGATTCCGTCAAAATTGAGTTGACCCGTCCGCTTTACCAAATGGCTTCGGGCAAGCCTCCTGTCGAATTCCGTGAGGGTGCCGAGTTCCGCTTGTTTTTGCCCGAGCCGACCAATCGCACCGTACGAATTTTGTTGACAACGGTGTTAGATCAATATCGTGAAACCGTTAAAGGGGTAGCAATCACAATTCAAGATATTACCCGTGAGGTTGAGCTTAACGAAGCGAAGAGTCAGTTCATCAGCAATGTTTCCCACGAATTGCGCACGCCGTTGTTCAACATTAAGTCGTTCATTGAAACGCTGCATGAATATGGAGAAGATTTAACTGAACAGGAAAAGCGCGAATTTTTGGACACTGCTAACCGAGAAACCGATCGCCTGACTCGTTTAGTGAACGATGTATTAGATCTCTCTAAGCTAGAGTCTAATAAGCGTTACGCCTTGGAGGCTGTTGAGATTATCCAGCCCATTGAGCAGACCATTCGCACCCACCGACTGAACGCGCGGGACAAAGAGATTGAACTGGTGCAAGAAGTTGAAGCCGATCTTCCCTCTGTATTAGGCAACTATGATTTGCTGGTGCAGGTTTTTTCTAACCTCATTGGCAATGGCTTAAAGTTCACTCAGCCGGGTGGTAAAGTGTCGCTGCGGGCATACCTGCTTGATCCGGTCGGTGATCAATCACCTAGCTACGTGCGCGTAGAAGTTGCAGATACAGGCATTGGCATTGATCCAGAAGATCAAAAGGCAATTTTCGATCGCTTTTTTCGCGTTGAGAACCGAGTGCATACGTTAGAAGGAACGGGTTTGGGATTGTCGATTGTCCAAAATATTGTGAAAAAGCATCACAGTGAAGTGCATTTAGTTAGTGAAGAGGGAGTAGGCACGACTTTCTGGTTTGACTTGGCAGTATTTCAAGATGATGTTGGGCAAGATCATGCTGAACAAGATTTTACTGGACAAAACCACATTCAACATGATCTTTTTGAAACGATCGCCATGATGGCGGATGAGGCAACTGAAGAGGCAGAGACGGAGACATTAGAGGTCGTCAGCGATCGTCATAGCAGAAGCCGCGATGCTGGGGACGACTCATGA